A region of Nostoc sp. 'Peltigera membranacea cyanobiont' N6 DNA encodes the following proteins:
- the topA gene encoding type I DNA topoisomerase, whose product MSTLVIVESPTKARTIRNYLPAGYRVEASMGHVRDLPQSASEIPAAVKGESWAQLGVNVDADFEPVYVVPKDKKKIVTQLKEALKDVDELILATDEDREGESISWHLYQLLKPKVPTKRMVFHEITQEAIKKALKNCRQIDEQLVRAQETRRILDRLVGYTLSPLLWKKIAWGLSAGRVQSVAVRLLVTRERQRRAFHEGTYWDLKASLSKEKTPFAAQLVTLAGTKIANGSDFDATTGQITAGRNVLLLNEDQAIALKERLTGKTWSVTEMEERPVTRKPSPPFTTSTLQQESNRKLRLSARDTMRVAQNLYEQGYITYMRTDSVHLSDQAIAAARSSVEKLYGQQYLSPQPRQYTTKSKGAQEAHEAIRPAGSTFRTPQETALGGRELAIYDLIWKRTVACQMADSRQTQITVQLQVEDAGFRSSGKRIEFPGYLRAYVEGSDDPEAALEDQEVILPNLKVGDRPNCTELEAVGHETQPPARYTEASLVKTLESEGIGRPSTYASIIGTIIDKGYAHLVSNALIPTFTAFAVTDLLEKHFPDIVDPSFTSKMEQTLDDISTGEVKWLPYLKNFYLGEKGLETLVKERESQIDATKARTVELENLDAKVRIGKYGPYIEVENGEGVITASIPKDLTPADLDPKQVEVLLRQKITGPDQVGRHPETGEPIYVKIGAYGPYVQLGDKTDENPKPKQASLLKGVTPETVTLEMAVGLLALPRTLGVHPVTGSKVQASLGRFGPYVVHDQGKEGKDYRSLKAADNVLTISLERALELLSEPKKGRSSTNSKSKAALRELGTHPEDGETINIYDGPYGPYIKHGKTNVSIPEGQTVEDITLSEALNLLAAKTSTAKSTRKTTKSTSSKSKSTAKSTTATKKKAAEG is encoded by the coding sequence ATGTCAACTCTCGTCATCGTCGAATCTCCAACCAAAGCTCGTACCATTCGCAACTACTTGCCAGCAGGCTATCGGGTGGAAGCGTCTATGGGTCATGTGCGTGACTTACCCCAGTCGGCTAGTGAAATTCCTGCTGCCGTAAAAGGGGAATCATGGGCGCAGCTAGGGGTAAATGTGGACGCCGACTTTGAACCGGTATATGTTGTCCCGAAAGACAAAAAGAAAATTGTCACCCAGCTTAAAGAAGCCCTTAAAGATGTAGATGAACTGATTCTGGCAACGGACGAAGACCGGGAAGGCGAAAGCATTAGTTGGCATTTATACCAATTGCTGAAGCCGAAGGTTCCGACTAAGCGGATGGTGTTTCACGAAATTACCCAAGAGGCGATCAAAAAAGCTCTGAAAAACTGCCGCCAAATCGATGAGCAGTTGGTTCGCGCCCAAGAAACGCGGCGGATTTTAGATCGACTTGTGGGTTATACTCTCTCTCCCCTGCTATGGAAAAAAATCGCCTGGGGATTATCGGCTGGGCGGGTGCAATCTGTAGCTGTGCGGCTTTTAGTCACTAGAGAACGCCAACGCCGCGCTTTCCATGAAGGTACATACTGGGATTTGAAAGCCAGTTTGTCAAAGGAAAAAACCCCCTTTGCTGCTCAGTTGGTAACATTGGCAGGAACCAAAATTGCTAACGGTAGCGATTTTGACGCAACGACTGGACAAATTACCGCAGGTCGGAATGTCTTGTTGCTAAACGAAGACCAAGCGATCGCTCTCAAGGAACGCCTAACTGGGAAAACCTGGAGTGTTACCGAGATGGAAGAACGCCCAGTGACGCGCAAGCCGTCGCCACCGTTTACCACCTCGACGTTGCAACAAGAATCTAACCGGAAACTGCGCCTGTCAGCCCGCGACACGATGCGCGTTGCCCAGAATTTGTACGAACAAGGGTATATTACCTATATGCGGACAGATTCAGTGCATTTGTCAGATCAAGCGATCGCAGCTGCTCGGAGTTCTGTAGAAAAGCTTTACGGTCAACAATATCTCAGTCCCCAACCCCGGCAATACACCACTAAATCCAAAGGCGCACAAGAAGCACACGAAGCAATTCGTCCAGCAGGTAGCACCTTTCGCACGCCCCAAGAAACCGCTTTGGGCGGTCGAGAACTTGCTATCTACGATTTGATTTGGAAGCGGACTGTCGCCTGTCAAATGGCTGATTCCCGCCAAACTCAAATTACCGTGCAATTGCAAGTCGAGGATGCGGGATTCCGTTCTTCTGGCAAACGGATTGAATTTCCTGGATACTTACGCGCCTATGTCGAAGGCTCAGATGACCCAGAAGCAGCACTGGAAGACCAGGAAGTAATTTTGCCGAATCTGAAAGTAGGCGATCGCCCCAATTGTACAGAACTGGAAGCAGTTGGACATGAAACCCAACCTCCAGCTAGATACACCGAAGCTTCTTTGGTGAAAACCTTAGAAAGCGAAGGTATTGGTCGTCCCAGTACCTACGCCAGCATCATTGGCACAATCATCGACAAAGGTTATGCCCATTTGGTGAGTAACGCTCTTATTCCCACCTTCACCGCTTTTGCCGTCACCGACTTACTGGAAAAACATTTCCCAGACATTGTTGATCCTAGTTTCACCTCGAAAATGGAGCAAACCCTTGATGACATTTCTACAGGTGAAGTGAAATGGTTGCCCTACTTGAAGAATTTTTATCTCGGAGAAAAAGGGCTGGAAACCCTCGTAAAAGAAAGAGAAAGCCAAATTGATGCCACCAAAGCTAGAACTGTAGAACTCGAAAATCTAGATGCCAAAGTCCGCATTGGTAAATATGGCCCCTACATTGAAGTCGAAAATGGTGAGGGGGTAATCACCGCTTCAATTCCCAAAGACCTGACACCAGCCGACCTCGACCCCAAACAGGTAGAAGTGTTGCTGCGACAAAAAATCACAGGCCCCGATCAGGTAGGACGGCATCCCGAAACTGGCGAACCGATTTATGTGAAAATTGGCGCTTACGGGCCTTATGTCCAATTGGGCGACAAAACCGACGAAAACCCCAAACCGAAACAAGCCTCACTACTCAAAGGTGTTACCCCAGAAACCGTTACCTTGGAAATGGCTGTTGGTCTATTGGCACTACCCCGGACATTGGGAGTTCATCCAGTCACTGGTAGCAAAGTCCAAGCAAGTTTGGGACGCTTTGGCCCTTATGTCGTTCATGACCAGGGTAAGGAGGGGAAAGACTACCGCTCCCTGAAAGCTGCTGACAATGTATTGACAATTAGCCTAGAGCGTGCATTAGAACTATTGTCCGAACCAAAAAAGGGACGCAGTTCCACCAACAGCAAGTCCAAGGCAGCCTTGCGTGAATTGGGTACACATCCAGAGGACGGAGAAACAATTAACATCTACGATGGCCCTTATGGCCCTTACATCAAGCATGGCAAAACTAATGTGAGTATCCCAGAAGGTCAAACGGTAGAAGATATAACCCTGAGTGAGGCGCTGAACTTGTTGGCAGCTAAGACATCGACAGCGAAATCGACTCGGAAAACGACTAAATCAACGAGTTCCAAATCTAAGTCAACTGCTAAGTCAACGACGGCTACTAAAAAAAAGGCAGCAGAAGGTTAA
- a CDS encoding DUF6745 domain-containing protein → MIYTLTPEQEALIPVYREKWRAIALSTERIDRKKASEALKVAYAAFGFEVPEIIFCDSPYAAFSEMFLNKFDQLIQKLEFPIISRLNKSSVSRIKKQEKVFQPLPELLGKQIDFFHEVMNLPIFQTIDTKILYNCLYLELDSNGWDYGHGLLYTHLQPELITKIYEKLHQPGTKLHNRIGKRLWFFLRKSLGSHIGNVYWKSWQPDKNATVASVYDFYFKVLNFDYDVKKFQHYQSLIIECGWIFAFEKVAIICDRPLHLRFDNQNRLHAEGEPAIEFIDGYSLYSYHGVTLPEKYGKIHQQQWQSQWLLTEENAELRRVLIQGIGYARICEELQAIELDTWAEYTLLKIDADVDEEAIHLLKMTCPSTNFIHALRVPPNMNSALEAISWVNWGVDPEEFGVQT, encoded by the coding sequence ATGATTTACACGCTAACACCTGAGCAAGAGGCTTTGATTCCAGTTTATCGGGAAAAGTGGCGAGCGATCGCGCTTTCAACTGAGCGAATTGATCGTAAAAAAGCCTCTGAAGCCTTAAAAGTTGCTTATGCTGCCTTTGGCTTTGAAGTACCTGAGATTATTTTTTGTGATAGTCCGTATGCTGCTTTCAGCGAGATGTTTCTAAATAAATTTGACCAATTAATACAAAAATTGGAATTTCCTATTATTAGCAGATTAAATAAATCATCTGTAAGCCGAATAAAAAAGCAAGAAAAAGTTTTTCAGCCTCTACCAGAACTCCTCGGTAAGCAAATAGACTTTTTTCATGAAGTAATGAATTTACCAATATTTCAGACAATAGATACCAAAATATTATATAATTGTCTTTATTTGGAATTGGATAGTAATGGTTGGGATTACGGGCATGGACTATTATATACACATCTCCAACCTGAACTCATTACCAAAATATATGAAAAGTTACATCAACCTGGGACAAAACTACATAACCGGATTGGAAAGCGATTGTGGTTTTTTCTAAGAAAAAGTTTAGGTTCTCATATAGGGAACGTTTATTGGAAATCCTGGCAACCAGATAAAAATGCTACAGTAGCTAGTGTATATGATTTTTATTTTAAGGTTTTAAATTTTGATTATGATGTGAAAAAATTCCAGCACTATCAATCATTGATTATAGAATGTGGCTGGATTTTTGCTTTTGAAAAAGTAGCAATTATCTGCGATCGCCCCCTTCACCTACGCTTCGACAATCAAAATCGTCTCCACGCTGAAGGCGAACCCGCTATTGAATTTATTGATGGATATAGCCTTTACTCCTACCACGGCGTAACCTTGCCTGAAAAATACGGTAAAATCCACCAGCAGCAATGGCAATCTCAATGGCTTTTAACAGAAGAAAATGCCGAACTACGGCGAGTGTTAATTCAGGGTATTGGTTACGCCAGAATTTGCGAAGAATTGCAAGCTATTGAATTAGATACTTGGGCTGAATACACACTATTAAAAATTGATGCTGATGTTGATGAAGAAGCTATTCATTTACTAAAAATGACTTGTCCTAGCACAAACTTTATTCATGCCTTACGAGTTCCACCGAATATGAACTCAGCACTTGAAGCAATTAGCTGGGTAAATTGGGGTGTAGATCCAGAAGAATTTGGTGTGCAAACATAA
- a CDS encoding DUF6745 domain-containing protein, producing the protein MIYMLTPEQEALIPVYREKWRAIALSTERIDREKAAEAVKATYVLIGMEEPEIVFYDSPNAALITTLSKLSQELGSDWDGLDLWGKLCIYELPPANVCNDLEDELYKQIDGELHSLLRFELKTKLEISINNCNHCWELWSELDRQLESQLQLEVENAKDDCIHYEILACGASLDDFCISVLDCVYDPVKWNSFESVVKECGWIFAGKNICIVCDRPLHLRFDNENRLHAEGEPAIEFTDGYSLYSYHGVTLPEKYGKIHPQQWQANWLLSEENAELRRVLIEGIGYARICQELQAIELDTWQEYTLLKIDNDVDEESIYLLKMTCPSTSFIHALRVPPTIKSAREAICWVNWGVDPEAFGVQT; encoded by the coding sequence ATGATTTACATGCTAACACCTGAGCAAGAGGCTTTGATTCCAGTTTATCGGGAAAAGTGGCGAGCGATCGCGCTTTCAACTGAGCGAATTGATCGCGAAAAAGCGGCAGAAGCGGTCAAAGCTACTTATGTTTTGATTGGTATGGAAGAACCTGAGATAGTTTTTTATGATAGCCCGAATGCTGCTTTGATAACTACTTTAAGCAAATTATCACAAGAACTTGGTAGCGATTGGGATGGTTTGGATCTGTGGGGGAAATTATGTATTTATGAACTACCGCCTGCAAACGTATGTAACGACCTAGAGGATGAATTATATAAACAAATTGATGGCGAACTTCATTCTCTACTGAGGTTTGAATTAAAAACAAAACTAGAGATTAGTATAAATAATTGTAACCATTGCTGGGAATTGTGGAGCGAATTAGACAGACAATTGGAAAGTCAACTACAACTTGAAGTGGAAAATGCCAAGGATGACTGCATTCACTATGAAATATTAGCTTGCGGTGCAAGTTTAGATGATTTTTGTATTTCGGTTTTGGATTGTGTATACGATCCAGTGAAATGGAATTCCTTTGAGTCAGTAGTCAAAGAGTGCGGCTGGATTTTCGCAGGTAAAAATATTTGTATTGTCTGCGATCGCCCCCTTCACCTGCGCTTCGACAATGAAAACCGCCTCCACGCTGAGGGTGAACCCGCGATTGAATTTACCGATGGATATAGTTTGTACTCATACCACGGCGTAACCTTGCCGGAAAAATACGGTAAAATCCACCCGCAGCAATGGCAAGCTAATTGGCTTTTATCAGAGGAAAACGCCGAACTACGGCGAGTATTAATTGAGGGTATCGGTTACGCCAGAATTTGCCAAGAATTACAAGCAATTGAATTAGATACTTGGCAAGAATACACGCTATTAAAAATAGATAATGATGTTGATGAAGAATCAATTTATTTATTAAAAATGACTTGTCCTAGCACAAGCTTTATTCACGCTTTGCGAGTTCCACCGACAATTAAATCAGCGCGTGAGGCAATTTGCTGGGTAAATTGGGGAGTAGATCCAGAGGCATTTGGTGTGCAAACATAA
- a CDS encoding iron uptake porin, whose protein sequence is MQKFCKYLLVSPAVCCALLFVNTAAFAGETSSTSEINQPQVLANPDIKAENIAPDRAMAQVTSVSQFSDVQPTDWAFQALQSLVERYGCIAGYPNSTYRGNRALTRYEFAAGLNACLDRVNELIATATGDLVKKEDLATLQKLQTDFSAELATLRGRVDAVEAKSAELETHQFSTTTKLNGEVVIAIASVVSGNTVNGQEVNQNAVLADRVRLNLDTSFTGKDLLRTRLQATNLDPFSQTATFTPEGDFRFAGGNNSNGVVIDALLYQFPLGSKTGITLEANAGAIDDFTNTVNPYLDGDGGSGALSHFGTRNPIYYLANGAGIGIKHEFSDKLELSLGYLANDAANPQLGSGLFNGAYGAMAQLTVKPSNQITLGLTYLNAYKNTFFANGSGGSNNANDILENASSNSYGIEASFQPSSKFVIGGWAGLTKARVLSVTPGDADIWNYAVTLAFPDLGKTGNIAGIIVGMEPRVTSVSSSLSNAGINKDPDTSYHIEGFYQYKLSDNISITPGVIWLTAPDHNNQNDDIVIGTVRTTFTF, encoded by the coding sequence ATGCAAAAATTCTGTAAATATCTGCTAGTTAGTCCAGCAGTTTGCTGTGCATTGCTATTTGTGAATACTGCTGCATTTGCAGGTGAAACATCTAGTACGTCTGAAATCAATCAACCGCAAGTTTTAGCTAATCCAGACATCAAAGCTGAGAACATAGCGCCAGATCGGGCAATGGCACAAGTTACTTCTGTGTCTCAATTTTCTGATGTACAACCCACCGACTGGGCATTCCAAGCGTTGCAGTCATTGGTTGAGCGCTATGGTTGTATTGCAGGATACCCAAATAGCACTTATCGCGGTAATCGGGCATTAACGCGATATGAGTTTGCGGCTGGTTTGAATGCTTGTCTCGATCGCGTTAACGAACTGATTGCTACAGCCACAGGCGATTTAGTTAAGAAAGAAGATTTAGCCACATTACAAAAACTGCAAACAGATTTTTCAGCAGAACTGGCGACACTCCGAGGTCGTGTAGATGCAGTAGAAGCTAAAAGTGCTGAATTGGAGACGCATCAATTCTCAACCACAACCAAGCTGAATGGTGAAGTCGTAATTGCGATCGCAAGTGTTGTAAGTGGTAATACAGTTAATGGTCAAGAAGTCAACCAAAATGCTGTCCTCGCAGACCGGGTACGTCTGAACCTCGACACCAGTTTCACTGGAAAAGATTTACTCAGAACACGACTTCAGGCAACAAACCTAGACCCCTTCTCTCAGACTGCTACCTTTACACCAGAAGGTGACTTCCGATTTGCTGGTGGTAACAACAGTAATGGAGTTGTGATAGATGCATTATTGTATCAGTTCCCTCTCGGTAGTAAAACAGGTATCACCCTGGAAGCAAACGCAGGTGCAATTGATGATTTCACTAACACCGTCAACCCATACCTAGATGGGGACGGTGGTAGCGGTGCCCTTTCCCATTTTGGAACTCGCAACCCAATTTATTATCTAGCCAATGGTGCTGGTATCGGAATCAAACACGAGTTCAGTGATAAGCTCGAACTAAGCTTGGGGTATTTAGCAAATGATGCTGCTAACCCTCAACTAGGCTCTGGACTATTCAATGGTGCTTATGGTGCTATGGCACAGTTAACTGTTAAGCCTAGCAACCAAATTACCCTTGGTTTGACCTACCTTAACGCCTACAAAAATACTTTTTTTGCCAATGGTAGTGGTGGTAGCAATAACGCTAATGACATATTGGAGAATGCTTCTAGTAACTCCTACGGTATAGAAGCATCCTTTCAACCTAGCTCAAAATTCGTGATTGGCGGTTGGGCTGGCTTGACCAAAGCTCGCGTCCTTTCGGTTACTCCTGGCGATGCTGACATCTGGAACTATGCCGTCACACTGGCTTTCCCCGATCTTGGGAAAACAGGTAACATTGCAGGCATTATTGTGGGTATGGAACCTAGAGTTACCAGCGTGAGCAGTTCTCTCAGCAATGCAGGTATTAACAAAGACCCAGACACTTCATATCACATTGAAGGTTTCTATCAATATAAGTTGAGTGACAATATCAGCATCACCCCAGGAGTTATCTGGCTGACAGCGCCAGATCATAATAATCAAAACGATGATATCGTCATTGGTACAGTGAGAACCACATTCACTTTCTAA
- a CDS encoding metal ABC transporter substrate-binding protein yields MGNCRGLRIGRQRRGILSIIALLMLSMTGGCSQSNPNQGSTSQQLPPAQATTSTPVAQLGKTKVVTTFLPIYLFTKAVVGNVADVEILVPPGTEVHEYQATPENVKAIATANVLVKNGLGLEGFLENTVKNAQNAKLVEIDASNGIKPLNEISPVVKTGKDEQDREHPQGNPHVWLDPVLAKQEVTNIRDGLIAADPANKATYEANAAAYIKELESLNGEFQQTLQKTPSCTFITFHDAFPYLAKRYNLKQVAVVQIPEDQLSPTDVQNAVNAVKKYKVKALFSEPGVDNKLLSSLSKDLKLTLRPLDSLETGETDPQHYFKAMKANLQILETSCR; encoded by the coding sequence ATGGGGAATTGCAGAGGACTGAGAATAGGCAGACAAAGAAGGGGCATATTGTCCATAATTGCTCTGTTAATGTTGTCAATGACTGGTGGCTGTAGCCAATCGAATCCGAATCAGGGATCAACTTCTCAACAGTTGCCGCCAGCACAGGCGACTACATCCACGCCAGTAGCGCAGTTAGGGAAAACTAAAGTAGTGACGACATTTTTGCCGATATATTTGTTTACTAAGGCAGTTGTTGGGAATGTGGCAGATGTCGAAATTCTAGTGCCGCCGGGTACGGAGGTACATGAATACCAAGCGACACCTGAAAATGTTAAAGCGATCGCAACTGCGAATGTGTTAGTAAAAAATGGTTTAGGTTTGGAGGGATTTCTGGAAAATACTGTCAAAAATGCCCAAAACGCCAAATTAGTTGAAATTGATGCCAGTAATGGTATTAAACCCTTAAATGAAATTTCACCTGTTGTGAAAACAGGGAAAGATGAACAAGATCGCGAACACCCCCAAGGTAATCCTCATGTTTGGTTAGATCCAGTTTTGGCAAAACAAGAGGTAACTAATATTCGGGATGGATTAATCGCTGCTGACCCGGCAAATAAAGCTACTTACGAGGCTAATGCTGCGGCTTATATTAAAGAATTAGAAAGTTTAAACGGTGAATTTCAGCAGACTTTACAGAAAACTCCTAGTTGTACCTTTATTACCTTTCATGATGCGTTTCCATATTTAGCTAAACGCTATAACCTCAAACAAGTTGCTGTGGTGCAAATTCCCGAAGATCAACTTTCACCAACTGATGTACAAAATGCGGTCAATGCTGTAAAAAAGTACAAAGTTAAAGCTTTATTTAGCGAACCAGGAGTAGATAACAAACTCCTAAGTAGCCTCTCAAAAGACTTGAAGTTAACTTTGCGTCCTCTGGATTCCCTAGAAACTGGCGAAACAGATCCACAACATTACTTTAAGGCGATGAAAGCTAACTTGCAAATTCTAGAAACTTCATGTAGATAA
- a CDS encoding metal ABC transporter ATP-binding protein, with product MTNDIAIFKVEGLTVYQGSYLAVRDVSFELLPGTDTAIVGPNGAGKSTLVKAVLDLIPRSAGTIEIFGRPIARLGRLRHFLGYMPQNFIFDRSFPISVSELVGLGWAKEWKRGDLFFSKLWRQDKEKSAAVVEALRRTDAYHLQHQAIGTLSGGQLKRVLLAYCLVMPRKLLVLDEAFAGVDVQGSADFYALLNELKREEGWTVLQVSHDIDMVNRHCDRVLCLNQSIVCTGKPEIALSPQNLLATYGPGFSRYQHQH from the coding sequence ATGACTAATGACATTGCTATTTTTAAAGTAGAAGGATTAACTGTCTATCAAGGTAGTTATCTCGCTGTTCGAGATGTTTCATTTGAATTATTGCCGGGAACAGATACAGCCATAGTTGGCCCCAATGGTGCTGGTAAAAGTACTCTGGTAAAAGCGGTTTTAGATTTGATCCCTCGAAGTGCTGGTACGATTGAAATATTCGGTCGCCCAATTGCAAGGCTGGGGCGTTTGCGTCATTTTTTGGGCTACATGCCGCAAAATTTCATCTTTGACCGCAGTTTTCCTATTTCTGTTAGCGAATTGGTGGGACTGGGATGGGCTAAGGAATGGAAAAGGGGAGATTTATTTTTCTCCAAGCTGTGGAGACAAGATAAAGAAAAATCGGCAGCAGTAGTAGAAGCTTTACGGCGAACCGATGCTTATCATTTACAGCATCAAGCTATTGGTACTCTTAGCGGCGGTCAACTCAAGCGGGTGTTGTTAGCTTATTGTTTGGTAATGCCTCGGAAACTGTTGGTATTGGATGAAGCCTTTGCTGGTGTTGATGTGCAAGGTTCAGCAGATTTTTACGCTTTGCTAAATGAATTAAAGCGGGAGGAGGGTTGGACGGTATTACAAGTTTCTCATGATATTGATATGGTAAATCGCCATTGCGATCGCGTGCTTTGCCTGAACCAAAGCATTGTTTGTACTGGTAAGCCAGAAATTGCCCTCTCACCGCAAAACCTGTTAGCAACCTACGGCCCAGGTTTCAGTCGCTACCAGCACCAACATTAA
- a CDS encoding metal ABC transporter permease: protein MNFFNDCQIARLAIASSNDLLELLVLPSIQRAIVGAVLMGILGGMLGSFVTLRQLSFFSHAVGHAALVGVALGVLLQINPTWMLLPFTLVFGVIVLYFIDKTDLGSDSVLSIVLSGALAIGLILTSLIKGYRGNLMAVLFGDILAIDTTDLILTLLVLMGGSIFLLSTMRQQILLTLNPDVAQVQGIPVQLYRYIFVVLLSLAVAVAIKAVGVLLVNAFLVIPASTAKLMSHHFSRFLVISVIVGSISSIAGIIVSGVFNFASGPSIVLVQFLLFVAVFIWFKLNLKAA, encoded by the coding sequence ATGAATTTCTTCAATGATTGTCAGATAGCAAGGCTAGCGATCGCTAGTAGTAATGACTTGCTAGAGTTGTTAGTACTTCCCTCTATACAGCGTGCGATCGTTGGTGCTGTGTTAATGGGAATACTTGGTGGGATGTTGGGTAGTTTTGTCACCTTGCGCCAGTTATCCTTTTTCAGCCACGCGGTTGGTCATGCAGCATTAGTAGGTGTGGCCTTAGGCGTGCTGCTACAAATAAATCCTACTTGGATGCTGTTACCTTTTACCTTGGTTTTCGGGGTGATTGTCCTCTACTTCATCGACAAAACCGATTTAGGCAGCGATAGCGTCCTTAGCATAGTGCTATCTGGGGCATTAGCGATCGGTTTAATTCTCACGAGCCTAATTAAAGGATATCGTGGCAACTTGATGGCTGTGCTGTTCGGCGATATTCTAGCGATCGACACCACAGATTTGATTTTGACGTTGCTGGTACTTATGGGAGGTAGCATATTTTTACTCTCAACCATGCGACAGCAAATATTATTGACCCTTAACCCCGATGTAGCACAAGTTCAAGGTATTCCCGTCCAGTTGTACCGCTACATCTTTGTAGTCTTGCTTTCACTTGCCGTTGCCGTAGCGATTAAAGCTGTCGGCGTTTTACTGGTGAACGCTTTTTTGGTTATTCCTGCCTCTACCGCCAAATTGATGAGTCACCACTTTAGCCGCTTTCTAGTCATATCAGTGATAGTTGGTTCCATTAGCAGCATTGCTGGCATCATTGTCTCAGGCGTTTTCAACTTTGCTTCTGGCCCAAGTATTGTTCTTGTCCAATTTCTGCTATTTGTAGCGGTTTTCATCTGGTTTAAGTTGAATTTGAAAGCTGCCTAA